From the Jilunia laotingensis genome, the window GAAATAGCCGATGTATATTTGAATAATATGGGTGCCTATTATGGCAATGAAAAAAACTGGGAAGCATTCAGGCAATTTGCTTTTGAAGCCGCACTGACCCGTACAGATGTTGTCATACAACCTCGTCAAAGTAACACATGGGGAGCCTTGAGCCTAGATCATGTATACGAATTCATGGGAGGAATGAACCTCGCTGTACGCAATGTCACCGGGAAAGATCCCGATGCTTATTTCAGCGACTACCGTAACCGTAACAATATGCGGGTGCAAGAGTTGAAAGAGTCAATTGGAATAGAAAGCCGTACTACGATCCTCAATCCGGCCTACATCAAAGAAAAGATGAAAGGAGAATCTTCTTCCGCTTCCGGATTTGCCGAAATCGTCACAAATACATATGGATGGAATGTGATGAAACCGGCTGTCATCGATAAGGAGTTATGGGAAGATATCTATGATGTATATGTCAATGACCGTTTCCAACTGGGTGTAAAAGAATATTTCGAGAAACAAAATCCGGCAGCTTTGGAAGAGATGAGCGCTGTCATGCTCGAAACCATCCGTAAAGGAATGTGGAAAGCAAGCGAAGCACAGATAACCGAACTGACAAAACTGCATACGGAACTGGTCAACAAATATCGTCCTTCCTGTTCAGGATTTGTTTGCGACAATGCCAAATTGCGGGAATTTATTGCTTCCAAAGCGGATGCACCGACCGCCTCTCAATATAAAAAGAACATAGCCACAATCCGTGAAGCACAGGTGGACGGTGATAATAAAGGGGTAGTAATGAAAAAAGAGGAGATGAATCAGCCGACCGAGGGGCAAACCAATACACTGAGTAATATTGCAGTAGGCGTTGCAGTCGTCCTAGTTGTCCTGGCATTGGTGATATTCATCCGTCGTCGCAAAAAGATCTGAATATGGACACTGTTGTACTTGTATTGATGATCTTGACTGCTTTTAACTTTTTGTTAAAGCAAACTTTCTGGAAAGCAATGGCAGTAGGTATCTTATCTATAGCCTGTGCTTTGTTTGCCGGATTGACATGGCCGTATGCCATCGAACAGTCAAAGACTCAGATAGCGGACTGGTTGGGCAACCCGTCTCTAATGCTCGATACTTCCGTTTTTCTGACCATTGAAGTTTCTCTGCAAATGGCGTATGCCATGCTAGCAGTACACGTAGCCAATGATTATCCGGTAAAGCCCCGAACGCTCCTCGCCTATCGTCTACTGCGCTGGTTTCCGGGATTAATAATTTTTCCGGTACTGTTCAGCGGATTGGTATATCTTATTTTCACATTCCCCGGTGTTACCTTTACAACCATTGCAGGAAGTTACGCTGCATTTATACTGATAGCAATTCCGCTTGGACGTTTACTGATTCTCCGGTTACTTCCGGAAAAAGAATTAAGACTGGAATTATTCTTCCTGACCAATGCACTGGTCGCTATATTGGGAATTGTAGCCACCGTAAACGGCCGAACTTCCGTTGCAGGTGTAAGTGAAGTGAACTTCATGGCACTTGCCGGTACCCTAGGAATTACGGTTGCAGGCATACTCCTCGGCTGGTGTTGGTGGAAATTAAAGAATCGGCTTAAAATCTCACCTTAATGTATTTTATTCGGTTTCTTTCAATTTTCTCTAAAGAGAGCCCTATGTTTCTTACTACAAACCCCTTTAAAAAGACATATAAATAAATCAAAAATAACGAATAACGATGAATATCATATCAGACATTTTATATTGGATTTCAACAGGTCTTTTAGTACCTGTTATTGTATTGTTAATTTTCCTGTTTTGCCGTTCTTTGCTCCTAATAGGCAATTTCTACGGACAATACTTGTCTATCCGGAAGACCGAAGCCATCCTGCGCAAAGAACTAAGTACACTAACTCCAGTGACGTTAGATGAACTAAGTGACAAACTGCCCGAAAGCTCCTCGTCACTTGTGATCAATTCTATAAAACAGATACTTGAAGCACAAAATACCCCTGCACAAGTGCAACGCCTCATTGCTAACTTTGAAATTGCAGCCGACAAAGACCTTGCAATATCAAAGACGCTCACAAAATTAGGTCCCATTTTAGGTCTGATGGGTACGCTCATCCCGATGGGACCTGCATTGGCAGGACTGGCAAGTGGTGATATTGCCTCTATGGCGTACAATATGCAAATTGCTTTTGCAACCACCGTAGTGGGACTTGTAGCCGGTGCTATCGGGTTTCTCACCCAACAAGTAAAACAACGCTGGTATCTTCAGGACATGACTAATCTGGAATTTATCGCAGCACTAATCAATGAAAAAATCAAGAGAGATGAAGCGTAATTTACTAAGAAAAGAGGAAGACAGCGACCCGATCAGTGTCGTATCCAATTTATTTGATGTAGCCATGGTTTTTGCCGTTGCACTCATGGTAGCACTCGTCAGCCGGTATAATATGACAGAAGTATTTTCCCAGGAAGATTATACTATGGTGAAAAATCCGGGAAAGGAAAATATGGAAATTATCACGAAGGAGGGGCAAAAAATAAACCGATATACTCCTTCTGAAAATCAGGAGCAAAAGAAAGATGGTAAACGTGGCAAGAAAGTAGGTATTGCCTACGAACTGGATAATGGTGAAATTATTTATGTTCCCGAAGAATAAAAAAGAATTTCACAAATAAGGGGAAGCCACCGGAATGAATTGAAATATTTATTCCGGTGGTTTTGAGCCTGTTTAAAATCCTTTTCTATTTACGTGCATCAGCTATAAAGCCTAGAGCTTCGGCACATTTAGCTGTTACGTAAGCCCAATCTTCAACAGCAATTTTATCATCAGGGAAAAGTTTGCCCCCCATACCCATACAAAATACACCTACTTCGATCCATAAGGCTAAATTCTCCTGAGTCGGCTCTACGCCACCGGTCACCATCAGTTTAGACCACGGCATCGGAGCCAATAGCTCTTTTACAAATTTCACACCCAGCACATCCGCTGGAAATATTTTACATAAATCACAACCTGCTTCCTGGGCAAAACCTACTTCCGACAGGGTTCCACATCCGGGAATATAAAGTACGAGACGTCGATTGCATACCTTTGCTATTTCAGGGTTGAACAAGGGACCTACAATGAAACAAGCACCCAACTGTAAATAGAGGGCAGCCGTTGCCGGATCGACAATGGAGCCTACTCCCATTGCCATTTCAGGACATTCTTTTGTGGCAAATTTCACCGTTTCAGCAAACACTTCATGGGCAAAATCACCACGGTTTGTAAATTCGAAAGCACGGATACCACCTTCATAACAAGCCTTTACCACTTTCTTTGCCACATCTGCATCCTTATGATAGAATACAGGTACCATTCCTGTTGAACCCATTTTGTTCAACACTGCTATTTTATCAAATTTTGCCATCGTCTTACTTATACAATTTATACATTAAGCCACCATAATGCAGGCGTACAAAGGTACAATAACTTTCGTAATAGCAAAGGCTGCTATCCGGCAGATGTATCAACCGGGATCAATCCGTTCAAATACATGTTCTGCAGATTCGTGAGATAACAAAAACGGCATGAATTACTTCGTGTCGCTTTTCTCATAAATTCTTAGTATCTTTGCAGCCCAAATAAGAATACAGCTATACATAATGAACGAAGAAAAGATAAATAAGGACCTTTCAGGTTGGTTGGCACTCAGCCCGTTATTTGTTTTCTTATGCCTCTATCTGGTGACCTCGGTCATCGTCAATGATTTCTATAAAGTCCCGATTACCGTAGCATTTTTAGTATCTTCCTGCTATGCTATTGCCATTACCCGCGGATTAAAACTGGATCAACGCATTTATCAGTTTTCGGTGGGTGCTTCCAATAAAAATATCATGTTAATGATATGGATTTTTATCCTCGCAGGCGCATTTGCACAAAGTGCCAAACAGATGGGAGCTATCGATGCGACTGTAAATCTCACCTTGCATATCCTGCCCGATAATCTATTACTGGCAGGCATATTTATTGCCGCCTGTTTTATCTCACTTTCCATCGGTACAAGTGTCGGTACGATTGTTGCACTGACTCCCGTAGCTACCGGATTGGCGGCAAAAACAGGTATAGATGTTCCTTTCATGGTGGCCGTAGTAGTAGGCGGTTCTTTTTTCGGTGATAACCTGTCCTTCATTTCCGATACCACCATTGCTTCCACGAAGACTCAGGGATGTGTGATGCGGGACAAATTCCGGGTGAATTCGATGGTGGTAGTTCCGGCAGCGATCATCGTACTGGGCATCTATGTCGTGCAAGGATTATCCGTCACGGCGATTCCTTCGATTCAGGAAATAGAGTGGATAAAAGTCATTCCTTATCTCATTGTTTTGGGAACGGCTGTGGCGGGTATCAATGTGATGATTATCTTGTTACTCGGAATTATTTCTACTGCCATAATCGGGATCGTAACCGGAAGTTTTGGCGTTTTCGACTGCTTTGCCGCTATGGGAAACGGTATTACCGGCATGGGCGAACTTATTATCATTACGTTGCTTGCCGGAGGAATGCTCGAAACCATTCGTTTTAATGGAGGAATCAATTTCATTATCACTAAACTCACCCGCCATGTCCATGGGAAACGGGGTGCAGAATTATGTATCGCAGCTTTAGTAAGTATCGCCAACCTTTGTACGGCCAACAATACCATAGCCATTATCACCACCGGTCCCATCGCTAAAGATATTGCTAAAAAGTTCAACCTCGACCGTAGGAAAACAGCCAGTATCCTCGACACATTTTCCTGTTTTATCCAGGGAATCATCCCCTATGGAGCGCAAATGTTGATGGCAGCAGGGGTAGCCGGCATTTCTCCGATCAGCATTGTCGGTAATCTGTATTATCCTTTCACGATGGGAACTTTTGCACTTCTGGCAATTATTTTTAGATATCCCAGAAAGTATTCGTAAGGAATTCAAGACAGAAAAGTAAAGAACCTGTTTAAATTTGCTCAGCCTTCCTCTTAGGAGTTCTTTCATAGCAAAATTTAAACAAGCTCTAAGAGACAGTTTTGTTTTTTATCCAGTGCTTATTTAAAAATATTCAGCAATTTTAGAGAGATTCAGCCAATGTCCCTATTTACTGTAAGATGCCTTTACAAAAGGAGCGTTTAAAAGATAATCCAAACTTTGTTTTACACTTTCTTCCACCTCACAACTATAACTTTCAATTTCAGCAACGATATGCTTTACTCCGGCTGTTTTTGCATTCCGGAAGATAGCATCAAATCCCACCATGCCACTTTGACCTATTTCCCGGTGATCTTTGATATGAAGCATAGTGAAGCGTCCCGGATATTTATTAAAATAGTCAATCGGACTATTTTGTCCTCTCACCACCCAATATACATCCATTTGGAAAAATACATATTCAGGATTGGTATTCTCCAACATATAGTCCATCATTACTACTTTATCTTCCACCTTTTGGAATTCGTGCGCATGATTATGATATCCGTATTGCAAACCGTTCAGCCTACATTTTTTGCCGATCTCATTGAAATAATTACAATAGGTTTTCAAATCTTTTACTGTCTTAGGAACATTCATCCAAGGAGTTACAATATATTTCATACCAGCAGCCTTATGAGCAGCAATACATTGATCCCACCATCTTAATGATTCCGAAAAATCACCGGAAGCCAGTTCCTCATCCGACAATCCTCTTGTGCAATGTGAAGACAATACGGTCATTCCGGCAGCTTCAACCGCCCGTTTAAATTCTTTAGGGGGCTTACCGTAGAATTTACCATTGTCATAATTGGCTGCTTCAACACTGGTA encodes:
- a CDS encoding sugar phosphate isomerase/epimerase family protein, whose translation is MKKRYFWLLFAVIMALPQFMDAKNKKEVCIQLYSVRDIINEGKDINAVLKDLAQMGYTSVEAANYDNGKFYGKPPKEFKRAVEAAGMTVLSSHCTRGLSDEELASGDFSESLRWWDQCIAAHKAAGMKYIVTPWMNVPKTVKDLKTYCNYFNEIGKKCRLNGLQYGYHNHAHEFQKVEDKVVMMDYMLENTNPEYVFFQMDVYWVVRGQNSPIDYFNKYPGRFTMLHIKDHREIGQSGMVGFDAIFRNAKTAGVKHIVAEIESYSCEVEESVKQSLDYLLNAPFVKASYSK
- a CDS encoding Na+/H+ antiporter NhaC family protein, translated to MNEEKINKDLSGWLALSPLFVFLCLYLVTSVIVNDFYKVPITVAFLVSSCYAIAITRGLKLDQRIYQFSVGASNKNIMLMIWIFILAGAFAQSAKQMGAIDATVNLTLHILPDNLLLAGIFIAACFISLSIGTSVGTIVALTPVATGLAAKTGIDVPFMVAVVVGGSFFGDNLSFISDTTIASTKTQGCVMRDKFRVNSMVVVPAAIIVLGIYVVQGLSVTAIPSIQEIEWIKVIPYLIVLGTAVAGINVMIILLLGIISTAIIGIVTGSFGVFDCFAAMGNGITGMGELIIITLLAGGMLETIRFNGGINFIITKLTRHVHGKRGAELCIAALVSIANLCTANNTIAIITTGPIAKDIAKKFNLDRRKTASILDTFSCFIQGIIPYGAQMLMAAGVAGISPISIVGNLYYPFTMGTFALLAIIFRYPRKYS
- a CDS encoding DUF2149 domain-containing protein, with the translated sequence MKRNLLRKEEDSDPISVVSNLFDVAMVFAVALMVALVSRYNMTEVFSQEDYTMVKNPGKENMEIITKEGQKINRYTPSENQEQKKDGKRGKKVGIAYELDNGEIIYVPEE
- a CDS encoding bifunctional 4-hydroxy-2-oxoglutarate aldolase/2-dehydro-3-deoxy-phosphogluconate aldolase; the encoded protein is MAKFDKIAVLNKMGSTGMVPVFYHKDADVAKKVVKACYEGGIRAFEFTNRGDFAHEVFAETVKFATKECPEMAMGVGSIVDPATAALYLQLGACFIVGPLFNPEIAKVCNRRLVLYIPGCGTLSEVGFAQEAGCDLCKIFPADVLGVKFVKELLAPMPWSKLMVTGGVEPTQENLALWIEVGVFCMGMGGKLFPDDKIAVEDWAYVTAKCAEALGFIADARK
- a CDS encoding MotA/TolQ/ExbB proton channel family protein produces the protein MNIISDILYWISTGLLVPVIVLLIFLFCRSLLLIGNFYGQYLSIRKTEAILRKELSTLTPVTLDELSDKLPESSSSLVINSIKQILEAQNTPAQVQRLIANFEIAADKDLAISKTLTKLGPILGLMGTLIPMGPALAGLASGDIASMAYNMQIAFATTVVGLVAGAIGFLTQQVKQRWYLQDMTNLEFIAALINEKIKRDEA